Genomic DNA from Fimbriimonas ginsengisoli Gsoil 348:
TTCAATCTCTTCGAGCGCGACCTCCGGGGGCATACCTCGGCGATACGGTCGGTCGCTGGTCATCGCGTCGTACGTATCCGCAACCGCCAGGAAACGCGCGATACGCGGAATGTCGTAGCCGCCGATGCCGTCCGGGTAGCCGCCTCCATCGAAACGCTCGTGGTGATGCCGCACCCCGGGCAGCAACTCCGCGAGTTGGGGAATCTTGGCGACGATGAACTCTCCCAGAACGGCGTGAGCCTGCATCGTGCGCACCTCGTCCGGATCGAGCCGGCCAGGCTTCTGGAGGATGGCATCGGGCACGCCGATCTTTCCGACGTCGTGCAAGGTTCCGCAACGATGGATCAGGTCCACTTCGGTCGGATCCGCTCCCACATAGGCGGCGAGATCGGAGGCAAACCCCGCCACCCTGTCCGAATGGCCGTGAGTGTACGGGTCCTTCGCATCGACGGCGGCGGCGAGCGCTTTGACGGTGGCGTACGTACCGTCGTGGAGGTAGCGGTAAAGCTGTTTCGGGTCGTCTCCGCCCGCTCCTGGCACCTCGCCGAACTCGCAGAGCCGGTGACGGCCTAGCTGTTTTGCCCGCTCCAGGGCGAGTTGCGCCGCCACGATAAGCCCTTCGGTCTGCCCGCGCGCGGACACCAGCTCGGCGCAACCTCCGCTGAGGGTAACCCCCTTAACCGAACCGGCGATGAGCTTATAGAGCACTCCGGCGTCCTGCACGGAATAGCCGGGCAGCAGGATCGCAAACTCTTCCCCGCCGTACCGGGCGACGGATGCAAACTCCGGCCGCGCCTCCCGCAAGACCGCCGCGATCTCTTTGAGCTTTCGATCCCCCTCGGCATGCCCTTTCTCCCGATTGTATTCGGAGAAGTTGTCGATGTCCAGGAGCAGCAGGGCGAGCGACTCGCCGGCGGCCGCGGTTCGGGCCGCTTCGGTCGGCAGAGACTCCTTGAAGTGGCGGTGGTTATCCAGCTCGGTCAACGGATCGACGTCCAGCATCGCCAGAAGCCGCTCCTGCGATCGCCGCATCGACTCCGTCATGTCATTGAACGTCGCCTGCACCAGCCCGATCTCGTCGGTGCGGCGGACCTGGAACCGGTCGGGCCAGCCACCCGCCTGCAGCATCCGGGCGGCCCGAACCACGTCGTCCAGCCCCCGCCCGATGCGTTGACTAAAGAGCGTCCCACCCACGAGGGCCAAAAGGCAAACGACGCCGAGGGCGCTCAGAAACGCGAGGCTGAATTGCTTGGCCGGAGCCATCAGCTCCGCCGTCGACCTCAGTACGACAAACCCCTCATGGGCTCCCGCGTCGGTTCCGGGCAGCGGCCGGTACTGGGCCACGTATTCGTCCTTTCCAATCGTCAGGGGCCAAGGCTCCGTTAGGCTGCCGACGCGCAGGCCGGTCCCCGGCAGCGAGCCGCGGGTCATAACGCCATCTTTGGCGAACATCACCTTCAGCTCGGAAAGCTCGGAGATCTCTCGGGCGAGCTGCTCGCCAAATCGGAGGTAGGTCGTTACCGTCCCTTTAAAAAATCGATCGAAGAAGACCGGATAGGAAGCCTCGATCATCATATCGCCATCGCGAACGACCACTCCGCTCCAGGGGCGCTGGCTTTTGATCACGTTCGAGATGCCGGTATCGGCGGAGGCACTGGTAGGTGTGGTGAACCCGTACTCGCCTACCACGCTGCCGTTCAGGTCGGTGATCACAAAGGCGTCCGTCCCGCCGAACTGACTGACGAGCCCCTTCTCGATCTGATCTTTGATCGTCTGGGCGTCGGTCATCGCAAGGTAGGTCACCTTCGGCGACGAGGCGATCTGGCTCGCTACGCTGCGGAAAACCCTCGTCCGGTTTTGGAGCGAACCGGACAGCACCGCCGCGCCTCGCGCGGTCTCCCGCCGGGCGGTTTCCGTGGCCTGGCGCGAGGTCAGGTAATTGAAGATGCCAAGCACCGACAAGCCGAATCCAAGACAAAGGATCGCCACGAATAAACGTATTCGGGTGGCAAGCGGATACTTCATCTCCTCCTGTGAATTTGTAAGCGGATCGGATCGACGCCGTTAACGGCTATCGATTGCGACAGCTCCTCGCCCGATTCGTGCCAGACCTTGACCCGATACTCACCGGTGGGCACATTCGCGATGTGGAATCGCCCGCGAGCATCTGCTTTGGCGAAATACGGCGTGTCGACGCAAACCACGTAGGCGCTCATTTGTGGATGGATCGTGCATAGCAGCACCGCCACTCCCGCGCGGTCGAATTTTTGCGACTTCGTCTGTCCTTTCGGATACATCCCGAAGTCGAACCGTTGGCTGTGGTACTCGCTGAAAACGTTGTGGAAGACGGTGTCGTTGTTGGGAAAATCCACCCAGGTGTCGACGGTCACCGCCAGCACGTGGGGCGAAAACCTCATATCCCGCTGATCGATCTTCTGCCGCTTCATCGGCGTCGATTTCGCCCCTGGGGCTTCGAACCAAACGATCGCGTCCTTGGCCGGCCGGCCGTTGGCCAGCCTCACATCTCCGCTCAATTCGGCGGTGGGTAGTCCGGCAACGATGGCGGCTACAAATATTGAAAGCATCAGAAGTGAACCTGGAAAAGGGCTCTAAGCGACCAGCCGAGAGAAGGCGAATTCTCTACGAACGCCGGGGCTTTGCCCGTTCCCCAACCGTAATTGACGTTCACGGTGAGGTTCTGGGTCACGATCTGCTTCGCTCCGAATGTGTGCAGACGAAACTCGCCACCGTTGCTGCGATCCAGCCACTCCGTGCGACTCACCAGTTGGGTCCGGGGCAATCCGGGCAGGCGGTAAGCCACGTCTCCGTAATAACCCTGCGCCGTGGGACCGTCTCCCACTCCTTTCATGTACTCCGCTTTCGCCACGATATGGGGTGAGGTCCACCTGAGGTCCAACCCGTAGATCGATCCGTTACCATCCAAGCTGGGAAGCGCGTCGATGGCGGCGATTACGGGCCCGAAACTACTTTGAACCCGCACGCTTCCATACCGGATACGCTTCGGCGCCACCTGAAAATCGGAGGGGCGGGAGTCGACGACCGCGGCCTGAATCTGCAAGTTGGGACCGCCGGTGGTGATTTCGATTCCGGCGTCGTCCCGGTTGAGTCGTGTCTTGTCGACCAAGTTCGCGGACCTAACGATCGGGGTGTGGTTGTAGCCGGTGTAAAAGAGCTCGGACCAGTTGCTGAATCCGAAGGAGATCCTCATTCTCCCAGCCCGGATCATATTGCCGCCGGTCTCGTATTGGACGTTGAACTCGTCCAACACGCGCTTAAACCTTAAGTCGGTGATGGAGAACGTCCCTTTGAGATTCGAGTTCAGGCGCGCATTCAGCTCGACCCACGACAGCACGTTCGAGAACCCGTGCGACAGCCGATCGCTCTGGTAATACGTTTCCACCGTGCCCGACACCTGGGCCGACGCCGAGGCGCCAAGAACCCACGCTAACCCCGATATGATGGCAGCGTGATATCTTCCCATCGGCTAAGGCTGATTATCGGTCGGCGCGGGTGAACCGAGAGGCATCACATCCGGATTGCGAAAAATCGTCGCAACTTGGTAGTAGTTACACGCCGACTGGCGAAGCGCCCGAGGCGTAGCACTGGTAAAGATGGAACGCAGGCGGATCGGATCGCTCGAAGTATCGCTGGTAGGGCTCGGTTGCAACAACTTTGGCCGCCGCGTTGATGAGGCGGGAACCAAGCGGGTAGTGGACGCGGCCATCGCAGCCGGAGTCGACTTCTTCGACACCGCCGATATTTATGGCGGCACCAAGAGCGAGGAGTTTCTCGGAAGCGTTCTCAAGGGGCGTCGGCACCAGGTCGTCCTGGCGACGAAGTTCGGCATGGAGGTCGATCCCGATCGAAAGGGGGCGCATCCCGTCTACATCCGCCAAGCTGCCGAGGACAGCCTTCGCCGTCTGCAGACTGACCATATCGACCTCTACCAGCTCCACACTCCGGACCCGACCGTACCGATCGCCGACACCCTGGGCGCGCTCGACGAACTGGTTCAGGCCGGCAAAGTTCGGGAGATCGGCTGCTCAAATTTCTCGGTCGCCCAGCTCCGAGAGGCGGAGGCCGCCGCCGGTTCCGGCGCTCGGTTCGTCAGCGTTCAAAACGAATACTCTCTCTTCCGGCGCGATCCGGAAGAAGGGGTGCTCGCCGAGTGCGAGCGTCAGGGATTGGCGTTCTTGCCCTTCTTCCCCCTCGCTAGCGGTCTGCTCACGGGCAAGTACCGCAAGGGACACGCAATCCCCGAAGGCACCCGCATTCAAGCCGGCTCCGCTTGGCTAACCGAGGCGAACCTCGATAAGGTGGAGGGATTGATCCGTTTCGCGGAGTCAAAGGGGCACTCCCTCCTCGAACTTGCCTTCTCCTGGCTCGCCTCTAAGCCGGTTATCGCCTCCGTCATCGCCGGCGCCACTCGCCCGGAGCAAGTAGACGCCAACTCGACCGCGGCCGACTGGAAGTTAGCCCCGGAAGAGTTGGCCGAGATCGACCGGATCATGGCGTAGCGTCGGTCCCCGCCAATGCGGCGAACTTGCGTTCACCGGGGGGCCGCTCTGGAAAGCAGCATCCCCCTCCCCTCCCTCTTTGCGCCTTCGCGCCTTTGCGTGACCTTCATGCGGCTCCCTCTCTGAAATCTGGAGGAGAGCCCTCTACCGATGGCGGCGAGCGGAAGGCGGAGGGGGCGGGGGTGTACCCGAGGTCAGGGAGACGTCGAGGCGAAGCGTGGTCACCACGTCGCCAGCCTTCAGATTCTCGTAGAGGGCGAAGTACACCCAAAAGTCGATGTCCAGGAAAACGGAGCTGCCCGGTCCCTCCAAAGGCCCGTTGGTAGGGTCGTCCACATAGTTGAGGACGATTGGTTCACCGCCTTCCACCTGCAACGTCAAGGTGGCCGTTCCGTAAATCGGCGCATTGGAAAGACCGATCGCGTAATAGAGCGGCACGACCAGACCGTACTCTTCGCTTAGGCGCTCATCGTCGCTTCCGGCATCCAGAGTTACCTGGTGGGTTCGATGACTCGCCACCCCGTCGAGGGTGACGTCCGTCTGCGCCGCGACGTATTTGGCGAGATTCCCCGCCGCGCTGATCACCGATCCATGAAGCGTGTCGTTTGTCAGAGTCCCAAACGCGGAGCCCGAAGGATGAGCCCAAATAGACCCGTCTTGCAGCCGGCCGTCTGCATAGGCCATCGAGACGGGGAGAGCGCGAACGCCATTACCTCCGATGCTGTGACCGGTCGCAAGCCACCGGCCATCCGGAAGTTGGAGGGTAAATGTCGCCATCACGTATTCGGCAATGTCGGGGCCGTCCAAGAATGTGGCAGCGTATTTACGCCCGGCGATCGGTACCGGCGGCGTCGTGGCTCGGACACTCGAGCCAGCCGTGACCGCATGCCGCTGAACCAAGTACCGACTCGCCATTTCTGTCGGGAAGTGCTTTAGGATCTTCTGGGCCAGTTCGGGATAAGCGGTGTCGACGACGATCTTGGAAGCGGCTCCGATGCCGCGGCTCGCTTCCATCTGCTGCTCGATGCTGCGGACGTAGAGATGCTGCGAGTCCA
This window encodes:
- a CDS encoding HD domain-containing phosphohydrolase, yielding MKYPLATRIRLFVAILCLGFGLSVLGIFNYLTSRQATETARRETARGAAVLSGSLQNRTRVFRSVASQIASSPKVTYLAMTDAQTIKDQIEKGLVSQFGGTDAFVITDLNGSVVGEYGFTTPTSASADTGISNVIKSQRPWSGVVVRDGDMMIEASYPVFFDRFFKGTVTTYLRFGEQLAREISELSELKVMFAKDGVMTRGSLPGTGLRVGSLTEPWPLTIGKDEYVAQYRPLPGTDAGAHEGFVVLRSTAELMAPAKQFSLAFLSALGVVCLLALVGGTLFSQRIGRGLDDVVRAARMLQAGGWPDRFQVRRTDEIGLVQATFNDMTESMRRSQERLLAMLDVDPLTELDNHRHFKESLPTEAARTAAAGESLALLLLDIDNFSEYNREKGHAEGDRKLKEIAAVLREARPEFASVARYGGEEFAILLPGYSVQDAGVLYKLIAGSVKGVTLSGGCAELVSARGQTEGLIVAAQLALERAKQLGRHRLCEFGEVPGAGGDDPKQLYRYLHDGTYATVKALAAAVDAKDPYTHGHSDRVAGFASDLAAYVGADPTEVDLIHRCGTLHDVGKIGVPDAILQKPGRLDPDEVRTMQAHAVLGEFIVAKIPQLAELLPGVRHHHERFDGGGYPDGIGGYDIPRIARFLAVADTYDAMTSDRPYRRGMPPEVALEEIERGAGTQFDPDLALAFVQMMRARTSHVLT
- a CDS encoding aldo/keto reductase, whose translation is MERRRIGSLEVSLVGLGCNNFGRRVDEAGTKRVVDAAIAAGVDFFDTADIYGGTKSEEFLGSVLKGRRHQVVLATKFGMEVDPDRKGAHPVYIRQAAEDSLRRLQTDHIDLYQLHTPDPTVPIADTLGALDELVQAGKVREIGCSNFSVAQLREAEAAAGSGARFVSVQNEYSLFRRDPEEGVLAECERQGLAFLPFFPLASGLLTGKYRKGHAIPEGTRIQAGSAWLTEANLDKVEGLIRFAESKGHSLLELAFSWLASKPVIASVIAGATRPEQVDANSTAADWKLAPEELAEIDRIMA